A window of Xiphophorus hellerii strain 12219 chromosome 7, Xiphophorus_hellerii-4.1, whole genome shotgun sequence contains these coding sequences:
- the LOC116723163 gene encoding olfactory receptor 52J3-like, whose amino-acid sequence MNHSSVVVLFSLSGFNATTSYTVALFSLTLLCYCLILLVNVALILTIIFHQNLHEPMYFIVCNLCINALYGTTGFYPKFMYDLLSGAYVITYAGCFLQIYVVYSYAMVDYSVLALMAYDRYVAICRPLTYHSVMTRQRTVALVCLCWMVPLWCELLVVGLTSVLKLCGSHIDKLYCENWSVVKLSCGSTKVNDVVGLIVIAFYLVHVLYIGWSYVQLVKSALSSKEGRGKFIQTCVPHLMCLFNVSTALLFDLMYSRYGSTSVPQGLRNFMAVQFLIIPPVVNPVIYGLILTKIRRRMMLLCTLIYQRFKLKGIV is encoded by the coding sequence ATGAATCACTCGTCTGTTGTAGTTCTTTTTTCACTCTCAGGTTTCAATGCAACAACCAGCTATACAGTCGCATTATTCTCTCTTACTCTACTATGTTATTGTCTTATTTTACTGGTAAATGTTGCTCTCATTTTAACTATAATCTTCCATCAGAACCTGCATGAACCCATGTACTTTATTGTGTGCAACCTGTGTATTAATGCGCTTTATGGGACTACAGGCTTTTACCCTAAGTTTATGTATGACCTGTTATCTGGAGCTTATGTCATAACCTATGCAGGATGCTTCCTACAAATATATGTTGTTTATTCTTATGCAATGGTTGACTACTCAGTTTTGGCACTGATGGCTTATGACAGATACGTGGCTATTTGCAGACCGCTGACCTACCACTCTGTGATGACTCGGCAGAGGACTGTTGctttagtttgtttgtgttggATGGTTCCTCTGTGGTGTGAGCTGCTGGTCGTCGGCCTCACATCAGTGCTCAAGCTGTGCGGTTCCCACATCGACAAGCTTTACTGCGAGAACTGGTCCGTTGTTAAACTTTCTTGTGGTTCGACAAAAGTAAACGACGTAGTTGGTCTCATTGTTATTGCGTTTTATTTGGTTCATGTTCTCTACATCGGCTGGTCATACGTCCAGCTTGTAAAGTCGGCCCTGAGCTCCAAAGAGGGCAGAGGAAAGTTTATCCAGACCTGCGTGCCACATCTCATGTGTCTGTTCAACGTCAGCACTGCTTTGCTCTTTGACCTCATGTACTCCAGGTACGGATCGACATCTGTGCCGCAGGGTTTAAGAAACTTCATGGCTGTGCAATTTCTCATAATTCCACCAGTTGTGAACCCAGTTATTTATGGGCTGATCCTCACAAAAATCAGAAGGAGGATGATGCTTTTGTGTACGTTGATATACCAACGATTCAAACTAAAAGGGATTGTCTGA
- the LOC116723162 gene encoding frizzled-7-A-like, whose product MAAARFTAGSALLRIMWLLCGISLSPTSSAQHHNSESGISVPEHGFCQPISIPLCTDIAYNQTIMPNLLGHTNQEDAGLEVHQFYPLVKVQCSPDLKFFLCSMYAPVCTVLEQAIPPCRSLCERARQGCEALMNKFGFQWPDRLRCEAFPVHGGGEICVGQNTSEPGSPSSSSSPRAPEPVTPPPIGGGQHTHRIPPNQFSCPLQLEVPPYLGYKFMGVRDCGAPCEPTKPSGIMYFREDEVKFGRLWVGIWSILCCVSTLFTVLTYLVDMRRFRYPERPIIFLSGCYFMVAVAYAAGFFLEDKVVCVDKFKGEAYRTVAQGTKKEGCTILFMVLYFFGMASSIWWVILSLTWFLSAGMKWGHEAIEANSQYFHLAAWAVPAIKTITILAMGQVDGDVLTGVCFVGIFNVDALRGFVLAPLFVYLFIGTSFLLAGFVSLFRIRTIMKHDGTKTEKLEKLMVRIGVFSVLYTVPATIVIACYFYEQAFREQWERTWHMHTCKRFAVPCPVHNFAPMTPDFTVFMIKYLMTMIVGITSGFWVWSGKTLQSWRSFYKRLSNGNHGETTV is encoded by the coding sequence ATGGCGGCGGCCAGGTTCACCGCTGGCTCCGCGCTGCTGCGGATCATGTGGCTGCTGTGCGGGATTTCTCTCTCACCCACTTCTTCTGCTCAGCATCACAACAGCGAAAGTGGGATATCCGTCCCGGAGCACGGTTTCTGCCAGCCCATCTCCATCCCGCTCTGCACCGACATCGCCTACAACCAGACCATCATGCCGAACCTCCTGGGCCACACCAACCAGGAGGACGCCGGGCTGGAGGTGCACCAGTTCTACCCGCTGGTGAAGGTCCAGTGCTCCCCGGATCTCAAGTTCTTCCTGTGCTCCATGTACGCCCCGGTTTGCACCGTGCTGGAGCAGGCCATCCCGCCGTGTCGGTCGCTGTGTGAGCGGGCACGGCAGGGATGTGAAGCCCTGATGAATAAATTCGGCTTCCAGtggccggaccgcctccgttgCGAGGCTTTCCCCGTCCACGGAGGCGGGGAGATCTGCGTGGGGCAGAACACATCGGAACCCGGCAGCCCGTCTTCCTCCTCGTCTCCCCGTGCACCCGAACCCGTGACCCCTCCACCCATAGGTGGTGGACAGCACACTCATCGGATCCCGCCCAACCAGTTCTCCTGCCCCCTACAGCTGGAGGTGCCGCCCTACCTGGGCTACAAATTCATGGGGGTCAGAGACTGCGGCGCCCCCTGCGAGCCCACGAAACCCAGCGGGATCATGTATTTTCGGGAAGACGAGGTGAAATTCGGAAGACTTTGGGTCGGGATCTGGTCCATACTGTGCTGCGTGAGCACTCTGTTCACGGTGCTCACCTATTTAGTGGACATGAGGAGGTTCAGGTACCCGGAGCGGCCCATCATCTTCCTGTCCGGCTGCTACTTCATGGTGGCCGTGGCCTATGCTGCTGGGTTCTTTCTGGAGGACAAGGTAGTATGCGTGGATAAATTCAAGGGGGAGGCCTATAGGACTGTGGCTCAGGGTACCAAAAAGGAGGGCTGCACCATCCTGTTCATGGTGCTCTACTTCTTCGGCATGGCCAGCTCCATCTGGTGGGTCATCCTGTCCCTGACTTGGTTCCTCTCCGCCGGAATGAAATGGGGTCACGAGGCAATAGAGGCCAACTCCCAGTACTTCCACCTGGCCGCGTGGGCCGTCCCGGCCATCAAAACCATCACGATCCTTGCAATGGGCCAGGTGGACGGAGACGTCCTGACCGGAGTGTGCTTCGTGGGGATCTTCAACGTGGATGCGTTACGCGGTTTCGTACTAGCGCCGCTATTCGTCTACCTGTTCATCGGTACTTCCTTCCTGTTGGCTGGCTTCGTGTCGCTTTTCCGGATCCGCACCATCATGAAACATGACGGCACCAAAACAGAGAAGCTGGAGAAGCTGATGGTTCGGATCGGGGTGTTCAGCGTCCTCTATACGGTTCCGGCCACCATTGTGATCGCCTGTTATTTCTACGAGCAGGCTTTCAGGGAGCAATGGGAGCGCACCTGGCACATGCACACCTGCAAGCGCTTCGCCGTCCCCTGCCCGGTCCACAACTTCGCCCCCATGACCCCGGACTTCACCGTGTTCATGATCAAATATCTGATGACCATGATCGTCGGCATAACTTCCGGTTTCTGGGTCTGGTCCGGGAAGACCCTACAGTCCTGGCGGAGTTTCTACAAGCGTCTCAGCAACGGGAACCACGGAGAGACGACGGTGTGA
- the LOC116723164 gene encoding putative gustatory receptor clone PTE03: protein MINATMLGSFTLLGFKDSSAKYRLTLFALTLLCYIVIIFVNVALILTIILEEKLHKPMYIFLCNLCFNSLYGTAAFHPKFLFDLLSNTHVISYAGCLLQVFFIYSYATTDFSILAVMSYDRYLAICRPLEYHSIMTKQRVTFLVCFSRLVPMICQSVVVIMSSKLILCGFQIEKLYCENWSFIKLSCYSTTLNNIVGFFVIILYCGHALFILCSYFQLVTFALRYPERRRKFLQTCMPHLICLINVTATLLFDVMCARYGSESVPQSLKNFMAIQFLIIPPMLNPIIYGLNLTQVRNSFFRLCRYKKQVEG from the coding sequence ATGATCAATGCAACCATGTTGGGTTCATTCACCTTGTTGGGATTTAAGGACAGTTCAGCAAAATACCGCCTGACCCTTTTTGCTCTAACCCTGCTGTGTTACATTGTGATTATATTTGTGAATGTGGCTCTTATTCTTACTATCATACTAGAGGAAAAGCTTCACAAGCCCATGTACATCTTCCTGTGTAATCTGTGTTTTAACAGTCTTTATGGGACGGCGGCTTTTCACCCTAAATTTCTCTTCGATCTGTTGTCCAACACTCATGTCATTTCTTACGCTGGTTGCCTCCTGCAGGTTTTTTTCATCTACTCCTATGCAACAACAGACTTCTCCATTCTCGCTGTGATGTCTTACGATCGGTATTTGGCCATCTGCCGCCCTCTGGAGTATCACTCCATCATGACCAAACAACGGGTCACTTTCTTGGTGTGTTTCTCCAGGCTGGTGCCAATGATCTGCCAGTCTGTCGTCGTGATCATGAGCTCCAAGCTGATTTTATGTGGCTTCCAGATAGAGAAACTATACTGTGAGAACTGGTCCTTTATTAAACTTTCATGTTATTCGACAACGTTAAATAATATAGTTGGATTTTTTGTCATAATTCTGTATTGTGGCCACGCTCTCTTCATTTTATGCTCTTACTTTCAGTTGGTCACGTTTGCTTTAAGGTATCCAGAACGCAGGAGGAAGTTCCTGCAGACATGCATGCCGCATCTAATATGTCTGATTAACGTCACCGCCACGCTTCTTTTCGACGTCATGTGCGCTCGATACGGATCGGAATCGGTGCCGCAGAGTCTGAAGAACTTCATGGCGATCCAGTTTCTGATCATCCCTCCGATGCTTAACCCGATCATCTATGGTTTGAATTTAACTCAAGTTCGCAACAGTTTCTTCAGATTGTGCAGGTACAAAAAGCAGGTGGAGGGGTGA